A single window of Deltaproteobacteria bacterium DNA harbors:
- a CDS encoding ATP-binding cassette domain-containing protein translates to MPDLLSIKNLAVSIEKESIHTFLLRDVSLEVKKGEITALVGQSGSGKTTTALAVLGLLAFQIPGVKTEGGVFFQENDILTMSDKERGDIMGRRITFIPQSAYSTLNPFLSIRRQAVDIAARGELSPEKAVDRFHMLLSLLHFPDPDFILKAYPYQLSGGMRQRALVAMALLNEPDLLVADEPTTAVDRTNQVKVLDLIRSVCDERGMGALVITHDMTVAARIADFMTVLLSGLVMEAGNVEHVLRQPLHPYTADLLTSLYRVDDKPVAHRPETSKSGACCPFMNRCGYAEKVCGERVPEPIRTSNGSCVRCLMKEKPPLPRPDPSGNQVWSLSGHAAPLITVRDLSVRYESDLTLRSLFFKSKNKNAVNHLSFDVLPGQCIGIVGESGAGKTTAMKAATRLIPLQNGTVTFEGIDLTRMKYGALKKYRARMQMLFQNPDASLNPKMRIRDILLEPVKLHQSYPDRMSIERATADLIAQLDLEPRLLNRFPGELSHGQKQRAAIAKALLLNPALLFADEPVSAVDPHIRSRILGLFRNRQKQGMALVMISHDLEIVSIMSSYLLVMYRGNVVECGPSEKVYDHPAHPYTKTLISSLLTTDPEQERARRSKPSLFSDMEKKPLLGCPYYAYCNTKKDICENEEPTLKEFNKGHWSACFAVNV, encoded by the coding sequence ATGCCTGATCTCCTATCCATCAAAAACCTTGCCGTAAGCATTGAAAAAGAGTCTATTCATACCTTCCTCCTGAGGGACGTGTCTCTTGAAGTTAAAAAAGGAGAAATAACGGCTCTCGTTGGGCAGAGCGGAAGTGGAAAAACAACAACCGCCCTGGCCGTCCTAGGTCTTCTCGCCTTTCAAATTCCCGGTGTGAAAACGGAAGGCGGGGTTTTCTTTCAGGAAAATGACATTCTCACCATGTCCGACAAAGAACGTGGAGACATCATGGGCAGGAGGATCACCTTTATCCCACAATCCGCTTATTCCACTCTTAACCCTTTTCTTTCCATACGCAGGCAGGCCGTTGACATCGCCGCAAGAGGAGAGCTTTCCCCTGAAAAAGCCGTGGACCGTTTTCACATGCTCCTTTCCTTGCTTCACTTTCCCGATCCCGATTTCATTCTTAAAGCCTATCCGTACCAGCTCTCCGGGGGCATGCGGCAAAGAGCCCTGGTGGCCATGGCCCTGCTCAACGAGCCGGATCTGCTTGTTGCGGATGAACCTACAACGGCGGTTGACCGAACCAATCAGGTAAAGGTATTGGATTTGATCCGATCCGTTTGCGACGAGCGGGGAATGGGCGCGCTCGTAATCACCCATGACATGACCGTGGCCGCCAGAATCGCCGATTTCATGACAGTGCTTCTTTCAGGCCTGGTCATGGAAGCCGGGAATGTGGAACATGTGCTGAGGCAACCACTCCACCCCTACACGGCCGACCTTTTAACCTCACTTTACCGGGTGGACGACAAACCCGTGGCCCATCGACCCGAAACGAGCAAGTCCGGAGCGTGTTGTCCGTTTATGAACAGATGCGGTTATGCGGAAAAGGTCTGCGGTGAGAGAGTGCCGGAACCGATCCGGACGTCGAACGGGAGTTGCGTGAGATGCCTTATGAAGGAAAAGCCTCCCCTCCCAAGGCCGGACCCATCAGGCAACCAAGTGTGGTCCTTGTCCGGACATGCGGCCCCTTTAATAACCGTCCGGGATCTGTCGGTGCGCTACGAATCCGATCTAACGCTCCGGAGCCTGTTCTTCAAATCGAAGAACAAGAATGCCGTAAATCATCTCTCTTTTGATGTTCTTCCGGGCCAATGCATCGGGATCGTCGGCGAAAGTGGTGCCGGGAAGACCACGGCCATGAAGGCCGCAACCCGCCTCATCCCTCTTCAAAACGGCACCGTCACCTTTGAGGGAATCGATTTGACCCGTATGAAATACGGCGCCCTGAAGAAATACCGGGCACGGATGCAGATGTTGTTTCAAAATCCCGATGCGAGCCTGAACCCGAAAATGCGCATCAGGGACATTCTGCTGGAGCCCGTAAAACTGCATCAGTCTTACCCGGACAGGATGAGCATTGAAAGGGCAACGGCCGACCTCATAGCGCAACTTGACCTTGAACCCCGTTTGCTGAACCGATTTCCAGGGGAACTGAGCCATGGACAGAAACAACGCGCCGCCATCGCAAAAGCGCTGCTATTGAACCCCGCGCTTCTTTTTGCGGATGAACCGGTAAGCGCCGTGGATCCCCATATCCGATCACGGATACTGGGCTTGTTCAGAAACAGACAGAAGCAGGGGATGGCCCTGGTGATGATCTCTCATGATCTGGAAATCGTCAGTATTATGAGTTCCTATCTTCTTGTGATGTATCGGGGAAACGTGGTTGAATGCGGCCCTTCCGAAAAAGTGTATGATCACCCTGCCCATCCTTATACAAAAACGCTCATATCCTCACTTCTCACCACCGATCCCGAGCAAGAACGGGCTCGACGCTCGAAACCGTCCCTTTTTTCCGACATGGAAAAGAAACCTTTACTGGGTTGTCCCTATTATGCCTATT